The proteins below come from a single Crossiella sp. CA-258035 genomic window:
- a CDS encoding inositol monophosphatase produces MTVVPPAPPHPVEPGLLSRALEVAGRLANDAADVITATAGRGAHPEAGDNPFDWVTDTDHTLERHTRRVLAREFPGIPVIAEEFGAEAHPPGAEYRWLVDPVDGTANYVAGIPWCAYSLALMDSAGPVVGVVADPYRGQIYAAARGRGIRANGAPVRLDPHAGVSGGIVCAELTRAGPWPGMGEFITAAALAHTGVRVLGSAALAVAQVALGHAVAAVLDSYREWDVAGSIALALESGAVILDREGRRRSLPADGMLVATPAAAADVLSWWQAGTTSRPG; encoded by the coding sequence ATGACCGTCGTGCCCCCAGCGCCTCCGCACCCCGTCGAACCAGGGCTTTTGTCCAGGGCGCTGGAGGTGGCGGGCCGGCTGGCCAACGACGCCGCCGACGTGATCACCGCCACCGCGGGCCGCGGCGCGCACCCGGAGGCCGGGGACAATCCCTTCGACTGGGTGACCGACACCGACCACACCCTGGAGCGGCACACCCGCCGGGTGCTGGCCAGGGAGTTCCCCGGCATCCCGGTGATCGCCGAGGAGTTCGGCGCCGAGGCGCACCCGCCGGGCGCGGAGTACCGCTGGCTGGTCGACCCGGTGGACGGCACCGCCAACTACGTGGCCGGCATCCCCTGGTGCGCCTACAGCCTGGCCCTGATGGACAGCGCGGGCCCGGTGGTCGGCGTGGTCGCCGACCCCTACCGCGGCCAGATCTACGCCGCCGCCCGCGGCCGGGGCATCCGGGCCAACGGCGCCCCGGTCCGGCTGGACCCGCACGCCGGCGTCTCCGGCGGCATCGTCTGCGCGGAGCTGACCAGGGCCGGGCCCTGGCCGGGCATGGGCGAGTTCATCACCGCCGCGGCCCTGGCGCACACCGGGGTGCGGGTGCTGGGCTCGGCGGCGCTGGCGGTGGCCCAGGTGGCGCTGGGGCACGCGGTGGCCGCGGTGCTGGACAGCTACCGGGAGTGGGACGTGGCCGGGTCGATCGCGCTGGCCCTGGAGTCCGGCGCGGTGATCCTGGACCGGGAGGGCCGCCGGCGGTCGCTGCCCGCGGACGGGATGCTGGTGGCCACCCCGGCCGCGGCCGCCGACGTGCTGTCCTGGTGGCAGGCCGGGACTACTTCCCGTCCTGGCTGA
- a CDS encoding tetratricopeptide repeat protein, with translation MTTEVQTDRLRTIVRAKWGLRTPGSSPADEQVLAADELALAQDHEGALTGYRTALAQDPANEVAALGEVVALLATGATQPALSIMETRFAQHQGDPVTRFHLGLALYAHSLEVRAHTRGGAPMIISRRQAETCRSLADRITALGLDDPLLNQAAADLRAETEADQAWVWSPGTRYLPVVIGLGLSLLLLALGAAAEDGTPMVIGGLLGAVTLFLHVVLNRRQRLDLRSRRYARLLTHRGA, from the coding sequence ATGACCACCGAAGTCCAGACGGACCGGCTGCGCACCATCGTGCGGGCCAAGTGGGGACTGCGGACCCCCGGCTCCTCCCCGGCCGACGAACAGGTGCTGGCCGCCGACGAACTGGCGCTGGCGCAGGACCACGAGGGCGCGCTGACCGGCTACCGCACCGCGCTCGCCCAGGACCCGGCCAACGAGGTCGCCGCGCTGGGCGAGGTGGTCGCGCTGCTGGCCACCGGCGCCACCCAGCCGGCCTTATCGATCATGGAGACCCGGTTCGCCCAGCACCAGGGCGATCCGGTGACCCGCTTCCACCTCGGCCTCGCGCTGTACGCGCACAGCCTGGAGGTCAGGGCGCACACCAGGGGCGGCGCGCCGATGATCATCTCGCGGCGGCAGGCGGAGACCTGCCGGTCGCTGGCCGACCGGATCACCGCGCTGGGCCTGGACGATCCGCTGCTCAACCAGGCCGCGGCGGACCTGCGCGCGGAGACCGAGGCGGACCAGGCGTGGGTGTGGAGTCCCGGCACCCGGTACCTGCCGGTGGTCATCGGGCTCGGCCTGAGCCTGCTGTTGCTGGCGCTGGGCGCGGCGGCCGAGGACGGCACGCCGATGGTCATCGGCGGACTGCTCGGCGCGGTGACCCTGTTCCTGCACGTGGTGCTGAACCGGCGGCAGCGCCTGGACCTGCGCTCCCGCCGGTACGCCCGGCTACTGACCCATCGCGGGGCCTAG